ACGCACCCCCCTGCACGCCCACCTCGGTGCTCTCCAGCTCCTCCTGCCGCAGCAGGGGCATGAGCTTGGCGATGTCGTGCGTCAGCATCTCGTCCAGCGCCTCCAGCAGCTTCGGCTTCAGCGAGTGGAACTTGGTGAAATCATGTGCCATCAGTAGCTCCTGTGGGGGAGTGGGGGACAGGACGAGAAGTCAGGGGTGCCGTCCCTGCATCAGCAGGCGCCGAGGTATTTGAATATCAGAATGACCTGTTCAGCTTGGTGCCACCAGGAAGAGAGTCAGGCATCAGGGTCTTGGGGACCCTCCCACGGTGGCGGAGAGGCTGGGGCTTTCAGGTCACCCAGAGTAGCAGCTTGTTTACCAAATGGCAGAGaagaatttcaatattttatcatCAGGTACAGCTTTCCCCAGGCACCCGCCCCAGCTGCCCAGCCAACACCCCCGCCATTATGCCAATTAAGAAACTTAAATGTCTGCTGCGATCATCACCCTGCCACCTAGAAAGAGGCTAAGTGGATGCTGCCAGTCGCGAAGGTTCGATTTAGAATGACTGGATCGTGAGGGGCTCCTGGGACCCCAAAGGAGCCGTTCTGTGCTTGGGCAGCCATGGGTGTGCATCTGTGGTCGCGCACCGGGAGAATCACCGCAAGGATGGATTCACGCGGTGGCACCACGTAAATCTACTGTGCCCCAGCAGAGAGGTGGCTGATAGGGTCACAAAGGGGTGAGCACCCTAGGGCCAGGCCGCTTGGGTTCTGCCACTCGGACTGTGTCCTCAGTCCACCTCTCTGGGCCAGGTGTTTTCAGGTTTCCACATTTGTAAAGCAGGGTGGCAACACTTATTTAGGGGGTGGGGAAAGCTAAATGAATTCACCTAGAGATGAATGGTTTCCCACCAGGGGTGGTGATGTCCCCCAGGGGACATCtggtaatgtctggagacatttttggttgtcacgaCTGAGGGTCCTACTGTCACGACTGGGAGTGCTACTAGCGTCCAGAAGGTAGAGGCCGAGGACGCTGCtcacatcctacaatgcacagggcagGCCCCCACACCCGAGGTGACCTACCCCAAAGATCAGTAGTGCGGTggctgagaaaccctgatctGGCCCAGACTATGTGCAGGGCAGGGCTCTAAGGGGATTGCAAGCATTAGCTGGTTCAGCGCCCACAACCTGAAGCAGCCCTGATGCCCATTTTCCAACTGAAGTGAAAGGTCCACCAAAGGGAAGTCCTGTGTCGCAGCTTGCAGAGCTCCTAAGCGGCTAAGGTGAAGTCACTCAACTGTGGCCTCTTTGAGACAGGCTGGAAAGAGCTCAGGCCTCAAAGTCCCGGCCTAATTCAGTCTCAGAACAGGGGCTGGGCCAGGGCGCTCATTCGCTGCCTCCATGCCAGAGCTGGACCTCTGTGTCCACCTCCGCTTGGTCACTCCTGCCCTCCTCCAGCAGCGACAGGTTTGCTCCGGGCCACCCTCCACCCCCGCTCTCCCCGGCCCAAGGCTTTCCTTCACATGATAATCCAAGGCCTGAATGGGGGAGAGCCTCCCAGTTATCCTCCAGTAGCCATTTGTCCCTTTTCACCCAGTACTGGAATCTTTGAAggaaacccaggtctctggctgcccGGAGTCAAACGAAACTTCCCATCTGCCCTTACAGCGAAGTTCTGCCCAGTGAGATGTAAGAACGAGTTGCCTGGGCAACTTCTAGAATTATCCTGTTCAATGTGGTAGTCACTAGTCACCCGTagttatataaatgtaaatgaataaaaactaaataaaattttaagttcttttttttcagctgcaccagccacatttcaaaaGCTCAATAGCCATATGGGGCTAATAGCTACCATACTGGACAGTGTGgcataaaacatttccatcattgtagGAAGTATTATTGGATAGTGCTGTTCTAGAAAGAGGCCTTAAAGAGAGAGCCTAAACCTatctcttcccctctcctccctgcctcttGCTGGCTGGAATGCAGATGCAATGGCTGGAGTGTCCACAGTCATTTTGCACCATGAGGTTTTCTTAGGTGTGGAGGCCAGGCATGGTGAAATAAGATAGAAGAAGAATGGCTTCCTGGCTCTGTAAAGTACCAAATTAGCTTTGGACCACCTTCTGAGACTTTGATGAGGGTGAGAAATCTCTATCTTAGTTAACCTCCTGTGATTTATGGCTTTCTCTTCACTCACTTATCCTAACTCTTAAAACCACTGTTACGCGGAACCATTCACAGGAGCCCAGAATCTAGCACCCATCCTCCAGCTTTCATAGCTCCAGGACGGAGCTCACAGAGGGCAAACATCCCATCTTCCCCCCAGCCTCCCTCTCCGGCGGCCTCCCACCTGCATCTTCTGGCAATCCGGAAAGTCCCCAGGAGATATGTGATGCTCCAGCTGGATCTTTGCAAAGATCACGGGCAGCTTGAGAATCAGCTGCTTCTTCTTGTTCTCCTTCCCGAACACAGATGGCATCTCCTTCTTCAGGTAGCTGATGATGTATGTATGGACCTGGGGAGAAGGGTGGTCCTCGCCTGAGCACACATCATCACCTGGGGAGCTGGTTCAgacatgggttacagtcccaGCTCCCAGAGTTTCCGATTCAGCAGATCTGGATGGGGCCTGAGAATCTGTATTCCTGGCACGTTCTCAGCTGATGCTGCTtgttggtggggggtggggggtggcacaTTTTGAGACCTACTGCCATATCGTGCTGGAGCTCGGCCTCGGCCTCTCCTCTCTTCTGGTTAATCTCAGCCTCCCATGGCTTTAAACTCTAATGAGTCCACTCCCAGACTTAACATACCAGCCTCAGCCTCTCCCTTGAGCTCAAGACTCAGAGAGCTAACCGCCTTGTCAACATTCCCAGACAGCTCCATCTCCTGACGCCCTGACCACAATTCCTGGCCCAGCCCCAGAGCCCTGTCACTCTCAGCTTTGCCCATCCTGGGGAAtgtacccccacccccgccactcCCCAGTTCAGGCCAGAAATCTGGAAGTCATTCTTGATTGGACTGTTATCAGTCCTCAGCAGCCACATCTAATCCAGTGTGGCGGAAAgtccttctctctctgcctcctaaATCTCAACCCTGCTTTTCCATTTCCCTTGCCTCAGTTGCCACCATTCCTGTACCAATCATTTCCTGTGTCCGACACACTGGGCAGCCCACTGATCTCCCAGCTTTCCTTCCTGccccctgcagcctctccatGCAGCTGCAGCAACCAGAGGAGGGTTTTAGGAATGTACAAGGGGTCGTGTCACACCCTTGCTCAAAAGTCTTGAATTGCTTCTTATCCAGGTTCAGTAATCCTATGGTAAAggggtggtagaattctcgccatgcgggagacccaggttcgattcccagccatGACCAGGCAACAGCAGCTCTCAATTGTTGAGACTCCTGGGGGTCCCCAGGAGTCCTTCAGTGCACAGCCCAGACTCTCTTAATATAAGGCATGACTTCGCTTTTAACTCCCATTTCCTTCCAAGTGAACCTTGGGGCTGTAGAGAGGCTACAAGATGTGTGATACTGCAACTGCCTGAACGCAGGAGAGAACCCAGCCACCAGGCAGGGAGGAGCTCTGCAAAAAATGTCAAACAGGGCCACTCTTCTCACTAATTTGAGAAGGGGCAGGTTTGAAAATAGTAttcataaaatgcattatttaGGTCAACACGTACTAGGTTCATTATtgttttcaaatgaaatattaataatatgaATCATTACTACCAAATTAATGAATATaagttaataatattttaaaatcttgttatttctaataaataaatttaaataatactaCATAATTAATCTTTACTAATAAACTGAATTATAGCCATTTAAAGCttttctaaacaaaataaaaataagtgtgtTAGAACTGATGAAATACAGTTTTGATTCTTTTTTGTACAATAAACTTGAGCTAAACaacaaaatatcttttctcagTCTTAACTTCTAATATAGTAAATAGTGGTAAGATGTAATCCATGTAAATTCAAGCTCTTTGGGGTCCTCAATAATTTGtaagaatataaataagttctgaGATGAGACCAGAGGGTTTAAGAACTTCTGCCTATAGCACTGGTTCCTGCTGATCCATCAACCTCATCTCCCCCCAAGCAGGACCCTCACCCACATCCCCTGTTTTCCCACCTGCCAAAGCCTTTCCcatctctgggcctttgcacatgctgttcccacCCCCTGGAATTCTGCCCATTCTCCCGCAGCTGGCTCCCTGCGTATCCTGTAAATGTCACTTCCCTCCTCCCAGAGGCTGGCCCCCTGAAAAGCAGGTGCCCCCCCcaatcattttctttatcttttttgttttgccaCAACATTCATTGTAACTTgccattattttatttacctGTTGATTTGCCTGTTCTGTCTCCCTCCATCCTAATATGAGCCCAAGAGGGCTGGGAGCTTGTCTGTTCCCTGTCTCCCCAGCACCGCAGCAATATTCACAGCAAGCACCCAAGAAATACTTGTGGAATCAGCCAGTGAACTTGGGAACTTTTGAGCCACAAATCTtacagattattaaaaaaaaaaaaaaaaaggaataaataaaaggaaggcaAGATAATGTGTATCAGTGTGTCCTATTGGGGGGGCTTAATAATTAAATAGATATGCTtgtataaaaatagaatatatctGGAAAAGGCACAAAAAACTAGTTATGGGGATGGCCTCTAGGGAAGAGACCCTGAGGGCTGGCAGGAGGCCAGGAGTGGGAGGGAGTCCATTTTACAAAACATGAATGTTCAACGATGGGAAGgtcttaaattttttataaaaaacacTTGTTAAAAAATCCCTTTGAAAAAAcatagggggcgggccgcggtggctcagcgggcggggtgcttgcctgccatgccggaggacctcggttcgattcccggccccagcccatgtaaaaaaaacaaacaaacaaacaaaatacaataaaaaacaagaaaatgtttaaagatgtttccctttcttcctcccttccttccttccatccttccttccttctctctgtctttccttcctttcctccctctctcttaaaaaaaaaaaaaaaaaaacaaaaaaaaacataggctTAGAATGTTAGAAATGTTGGTGGCCCCTGGAAGGCTCTGAATCCTCATCTCCACGTCCTGCCCCCCACTTCTCCAGCCATGCATATTcatgccccagggcctttgcacctgctagTCCCTCTGCCTGGACCTGTCCTCCCCCAGATCTCCATCCAGCGCACCCTCTCGACTCCTTCAGATGTCTGCTCCAATGTCACCCACTCAGCAAGGCCTCCCTAGCGTGGCCCCTCACCATcctctcctccctttcctctGCGGCATTCTTTACCATAGAATCCCAACATCTTGACCTCACTGCCACCTTGGACTCATCCCTCTTCGCAGCTTTCACTTCAACTGAAGGGCAGAGCCAGAGGGACTCACCCAACACCCTACATCGTAcggaaggggaaactgaggcacagagagctgGAGAAGATGGGGAGGACGTTACCAGGAGTGTCCAGTGCACCTTTCGGGAGAGCCTTTCGTGGGCTACTTGGCGGGGGACTGAACCAAAGGTGGCAGGGTCACAGGTGTGGGGCGGGCAGGCCAGGTCACAGCGACCCCTGAATGCCACACCCAGAGCTCCTGGGTCCTCAGTTGCAACTGGGAAGAGGGGAAGGAGTGGCCGACAGGTGCGATCGGCCAACCGGGGCAGGGCAGTGGCTGGGCAGTGGCTGGGCAGGCGGGGGCGGGGCCAACGGGGAAGGGGCGGGGCCCGAGAAGAGGGGCGGCGGGAGGGCGCTGATGGCTTTTCCAGGGAGGAAGCAGGGGAAGGTGCCAGGAAGAGATAAGTAGGGAGGGCGGCGAGGGCGGGCCGGGACGCGGGCCCCGGACTCCGGGGTTTGTCCGGGTTTCCGGAGCCGCCTCCGGCCTGGCTAGGGCACCAGGTGTCCGGCCCGACCCCGCCCCTAGGCCCCGTGGACCGGAGTTCGTGGGAAACTGGGGGCGAAACCAGCTCGACGTTGGGAGACATGGGGAGGAAGGGCCGGAGGGAAAGACAGAAGGAGAGGCCCAGGCGGAGAGAGCAATTGATAAGGAGTTAGAGAAGGATCAGAGAGAATGCCAGGAGGAAAGAAGTGTAGAGATGGGGCCTGGTGGAGAGACAGGAAGAGGGAAGGGGCGGAGGCTCGGGCTGAGGAAAGAAAGGTGCCTTCTGGAGGCTCCTGGAGCTCAGCCCCAGTCCACACTGGGCCGCTCCCTCCCTCGGCTGGAGGATTCCTGGGGGAGGGGGCTCTGACTCACCCCTCTTGGCTGCTCCCTAAGCCAACACCTCAGGCCCCTTCACCTCGgggccccacctccaccctgatGATCTCCCTGGGAATGTTCCACTCAGCCTCCAAAATCCCTCTCAACCCAgtgccccctcctcccctccccaaggCCCCGGGGCATGTCTCTCCCAGTTCCCCtggccctccccccacctcctccctggTCTCCAGCCCCATTGTCCGCCCGCAGGCTCCTCTCCAAGAGGGTGCCCACAGAGCACCCCCCTCCACCCTCCCCGGGTCTGACTGCCTTGGCCTCCCAACCTCCAACGGAGGTACCCGCTCTCTGCACCTATAACTTCATGGACATTTTTTCTCTGCCTGCACTAGCTATGTCCCCTTTCACCTCCAGTCCAGGCTCATCTCCCTGCTTAAtgccccttcccttcctttcctccttctcctccttcgcTCCAGGTCTCAGCTCAGATGCCCTCTCCTCCAAGAAAGCCTCCCTGACTCCCCATCCCAGCCTTGCCCACACTAGGTCATCACCATCTGGGGATGGGTCCGTCCCCCCCACTGGCCCCTGAGAGTTGGGGCCCAGGGCTGACTCAGtcactgctgtgtccccagcaccaCCCAGCATAAGGGCCAGGCATGAAGGAGGTTTTGTTGATGGACGTATTTCTTGAATGTCATTCatccagtaaatatttactgagcacctcctCTGTTCCAGATGCAGGGATACAGCAGGAGCCATTCAAAGATCCCTGGTTCTGTGCAGCTTAAATGGGAGCAGAGGACACAGGCAGTCAACAGGAAAACCAATGAATGGACAACGCAAGGCCAGACTGCCCCCGTGGGGGCAGTTATAGTCATAAAAGGGGAAGGCAGGGAAGCCCTCCCTGTGAAGGTGACATCTGAGTAAAGACCTGCAGGAGATGAGGAGTGAGCATGTGGCTATCCAGGTGGCAGGAGGCGTGGGAAGGGAGAAGAGGGCtccaggaagagggaacagccagtgcaaaggtcctgaggcaggaccAGGGAGGCCAGTGTGGCGGCAAGCGGGCCACGAGGAGAGTAAGGGAATGTGATAGGGCTTCAGGGAGAACTTGGCTTTTGCTGGCTGAGAGGGGAGCCTGGAGCCCTGGGAGGTTTCTGAGAAGTGGGACCTCACACAATCTGACGGGAGGTTGGAGATGGATGAAGCAGAACAGgatagagaaagagacagaaaatgaggAAGCAAAGGTAGAGGAACgagtctccccacccccacttgcTTTGTGCCAGCAGGTCCCCAGCTGGAGGAGAATCACCTGGCAGGGAGCTGAGGCATCAAGGCTGGCggagaggagggtggggggagaTAGCAGGGCTGCCgggcctcccctcccctccccgggCGCCGCCGTGGCTCACCCGCACCAGCCGCGCCCTCTTGACCAGGTCGTTGAGTTTGCGCAGCGCCGCGTGGCGGGGCAGGCCCTGGATGTCGCGGAACAGGTCCTGCTCCTCCAGCTCGAAGAGGCGCCGGTTGTCGGGCACGAGGAGGGGCTGGGACCAGAAGGAGCCGATGTAGACGCGGAGGACCTCGGGCGTGCCCACCACCTTGCCCAGCGCCCACATGAGCGCCCCGTAGACGCGCATCAGCTGCTGCGTCTCCACCATGTCGGCCTTGTTGAGCACCACGCGGATCTTGTCCTCGTGGCCGCGCAGGGCGCCGATGGCTTCCGAGAACTCGTCGGAGATCTCCAGCTTGTGCGCGTCGAAGAGCAGGACGATGAGGTCCACGCGTTCGGCGAACCAGCGCAGCACGGCCGGGAAGTCGTAGCCTGGGGAGGGCGGGCCGGGGCGCAGGCAGCCGGGGTCAGCCCTCCCCACGCCCGCGCCCTTGGACCGCCCTGCGCCCTGCACGGACGCTCAGCTGGTGAACCGGCTGAGTTCTTGTCTACCGAAAAAGTGGAGGCCCTTGTCTACCGAAAAagtgggaagggagaggagggctccaggaagagggaacagccagtgcaaaggtcctgaggcaggaccCCGATTCCCCCTACCCCAGTCTTCCTGGCCCCAACCCCTCAAGCCACCTGGCTGAGGGAGCAGTCTCCGCCCTCCCTTTGTAAACCTTAATTCACtcagtcattcattcagcagCTTTTAGTGATGTGCATCTATCCAGATGGTAACAATATTTAACAATATTGTTAACATACTAATGTGTTTCTTTCCTGAGGGGACACCCCCAAGATTCTCTGACCCCATCCTCTCCTCAGGACCCCTGAGATCTCCCCACAACCCAGCAACTAGACAATTCAGGCTAGGCCCTTGCCACAGCAGATGTTAAATCTTTTAAgtttatttaacaatatttaccGAGAACCTTCTGTGGGCCGGGTCCTGTCCTGGGTGCTGGGGACTCCAGGGCAACCCAGACATCCATCCCTGCGGTTAGTTGGCatttgtgttcattcattcattcctgttgcctttcatttgctcattcactcattcatgcaTGCCATTTGTGCCTTTGCTTGTTCACTCATTTGGTGGTGAGTTCATTCAAAGGCTGCTACTTGGGAGAGCAGAGAGGAATGGTTGAGACCCTCCAGCTTGGCAGTCAGCAAGACCTGGGTTTGGATCCCTGCTCTGCCCCCATCAGCTATGTGACCTTAGCAAGTAGCTTCACCTCTCTGaccttctgtttcctcttctaaaaagtAGAAATCATAACAAGATCAACCTCATagggctgttgtgaagattaaaatattataaactgGTTCATATACATAGCAATACAGAGCATACACACTGGGTGAGGATTATGGCATGTAAATGAAACCtcaataaaacttattttaaaaagtgctagaGACGCGTAGGTGCTTAACAGTTCTTAGTTCTGTGCAGGCCGGGCACTGTGGGGGAGTCCGTCAGCCACCCAGGAGCCCTCCTCCCATTCATTCCCACAGCCACTTAGGACCTGCACTCGGCTGGGGACACGGCGGAGGCAGAGAACCCTGTCCTGTTCTCACATCCCCTGGAAGGGCTGGGATGGGGGAGCCCGGGGGGCTGCGGGAATCCAGGGGGAGTGGGGGGACACTTGACCCAGGCCgctcaaaaaaaaatgttgctgatTCTACCGTTTAGGACAGCCATGCATACATCCGGTGGGATTAAttgtacacacgcacacacgcacacacttaCATGCACGTGAGGGCGTTACAAAATCTCTCAATACTATTTGTAACTTGTTTCTGCTATCAAGTACCACagtgcatcattccagaaaatgtAATTCTACAATTTCTTTTTGAAGGTTGCATTGATGTATCCTATCTCCTATAGATTCcacaatttaatgaaatatttctctATTCTGATAACATTTTGGGTGTTTCCAACTTTTAGCAAGGTAAAATAAGGTGATGAACGTTTTCCTAGCTCAACCTGAATGTGTTATCAATTACTGCCTTGGAATAAACTGCTATGATAAAAACACGTAACAGAAAAACGAATCTAAGGGCCAGTTACTTCACGGATCCccattttcagataaggaaactgaggcacagagaggttaagggacCTACCCAAAGATGCACAGCTGGGAGGCAGCAGAGCAGGGCATGGAACCCCCAGCTGGGGTGCTggtgctgcccccaccccaggctgcccAGGGAGGAGGAAGCAGTCTCCCTCTGTGGGGATGGGGCGGGGGTGGTGGGCATTGTTTTGGGGGAGGAAGGGCCGGGTCACCGGAGAGACTGCAAGCTGCGCTCCCCCCTCCCACCAGTgtctgcacatacacacacacacacacacacacacacacacacacacgcacgcacgtgCGCGCCCCCGGAATTGGAAAGTACTTCTCATGGGGCGggcagggagggatggagggaaggaggtTGAGTCAGTGTGGGGACAGGAGACGTGGCAGCCCTCTCGGAACCCCAGGGCGCGTCACAGCACTCCCGCCAGAAAAACGACGACAATAACAGTAATCGCTAACATTTACGTGGACCTACTGTGTGCCTCGCGCTGACCTAAGTGCCCCGCACCGTTTAACCCCCTGTACCCTCACCACAACCTATGAGGCCGATCCTATGATTATTCCCCTCCTAcacagaaggaaactgaggcacagagaggttaagcggCTTACTCAGGACCCCACAGCATAAAAGTAGCAGAGCCTGGCTTTGAACCCCAGCAGAGAGCTCTCCTGTGCTCCAGACACACTCGGGTGTGTGCGCAGATATCTCACACCCAGGCAGCCTGCTCCCCACcagtgcgtgcacacacacacacacacacacacacccctgcacCCAAAGAACACACCCGGACACAATCACAGCCACACGCTACAGGAGGCAGGCTCCCAGCACCCCCGTGCACACAATCCAGGacccacacacatatatgtggTCACACAATCACAGATACTTCAAGACCCACAGAAAGTCACAGATGCcagggaacacacacacacaacccccaCAGCCTCCCAGACCCAAAGACACTGGCACAATCACACCCAGTCATACAAGAGACACTTCTGCACACACACGTTCATatgcacacttgcacacacaggcacaaagctggacacagagacacaagcACCTGCAGACACACACAATCCCCCAGAGGCGCCCACAGTTCTGTACGGCCACACAAAGCCATGTGCAGCCAATATCACAAGTACAATCCAGACATACACATACACCCAgagtctcacacacacacacacacacacacacagttgcaCAATCtctgtcacacccacaattataCACTTTCCCAGGCACACACGAAGCCAGGAACCCTCCCACATCCAGACACACACGACACACCTTCCCAACATACACACCCAAACTCCTGCACacccacgtgcacacacacacagaaacccaCGCAGAGaggctctccctcctcctcctcctctgtccCCCACGGGCAGGGAGGGAGACCCCATTCTCTCCCCGCCCCTCCTCCCGGCCCCCAGCGGCTCCCCTGGGAGACCCCGTCCTGCCGCTATCCCAGGCCCAGCCCCTTGGGTGGGAGCCCCAGGAATtcccgccccgccccccacccatCCCAGGGCCACCCGGGCGCCCTCCCAACCCAACCGCCCTGCAGCTGCCTAGGGCCtcccgcccgccccgcccctgCGGCCCAGCCTCCCTGTCCCCTTGGCCCGACGACACCGCGGCCTCCTTTGCCCCAATTTCTGGCCCCTAGtcctgggggagggggatgggggtGCAGATGCTGGGGGTGCGCAGTGGGGGGTGCGGAGAGGCCGGGCTGGGCAGGGCTGCGGGCCGCGCTGCCCCAGGAGGCGTCTGGaattcaccccccccccccaccgctgCTCCCCCTGCACAGCTGTTTATAAATTCCAGGCCCGGCCTTGGCCCCTGCCCAGGCTCCCCGCCCCAAACCCCCCCTGCAGCCCCATCTGGGCCCCAGACGTGCAGCCAGAAGCTCCCCGGGCCTCCCTGCCCCGCTCGGCCTCTGCTCCGGGGGCTCCTCTCCTGCGGCCCCCGCTGCTGCTCCCTCCCGGTCCCTCTGGGTCTCCGTCTTTTTgggcccttccctcccctcctctccttccaTCCCTCAGACCCGCCCAGACATGCAGCCGCGGCCCTGCTCACACGTGGGCACCCCACCCCGCAACGTGCACCAACATGGAGGGTCACACCTCGCTCCTGCTCCTTCCTGCCATCCGGACTGCCCCGGCCCTAGCAGgtcctgccccctcctcccttccccccaaGACCCGggggtccaggcccccagcccctccccctcacACCCGGGGGTCCagacccccagcccctccccctcacacccgggggtccaggcccccagccccttcccctcaCACCCCGGGGTCCagaccccagcccctccccctcacACCCGGGgatccaggcccccagcccctccccctcacACCCGGGGTCCAgacccccagccccttcccctcaCACCCGGGGGTCCagacccccagcccctccccctcacacccgggggtccaggcccccagcccctcccactcACACCTGGGgatccaggcccccagcccctccccctcacACCCGGGGGTCCagacccccagcccctccccctcacACCCGGGGGTCCagacccccagcccctccccctcacacccgggggtccaggcccccagcccctccccctcacACCCGGGGGTCCagacccccagcccctccccctcacacccgggggtccaggcccccagcccctcccactcACACCCGGGgatccaggcccccagcccctccccctcacACCCGGGgatccaggcccccagcccctccccctcacACCCGGGgatccaggcccccagcccctcccactcACACCCGGGgatccaggcccccagcccctccccctcacACCCGGGGTCCAgacccccagccccttcccctcaCACCCCGGGGTCCAGGCCCCACTCACCGCGGCTCACCCTCTGCTTGGCCCCTGAAAGGATTCCGGGGGTGTCAATGATGCTGATGCTTTCCAGGACCTGGTTGGGGAGCTGGGCGCACATGAACCTGGCGACAAGGGGGAGGTCAGGGGTCAATGCAGGGAGGGGC
The genomic region above belongs to Tamandua tetradactyla isolate mTamTet1 chromosome 16, mTamTet1.pri, whole genome shotgun sequence and contains:
- the EHD2 gene encoding EH domain-containing protein 2 — translated: MFSWLKRAGARGQQPEAIRTVTSALKELYRSKLLPLEEHYRFGAFHSPALEDADFDGKPMVLVAGQYSTGKTSFIQYLLEQEVPGSRVGPEPTTDCFVAVMHGDTEGTVPGNALVVDPDKPFRKLNPFGNTFLNRFMCAQLPNQVLESISIIDTPGILSGAKQRVSRGYDFPAVLRWFAERVDLIVLLFDAHKLEISDEFSEAIGALRGHEDKIRVVLNKADMVETQQLMRVYGALMWALGKVVGTPEVLRVYIGSFWSQPLLVPDNRRLFELEEQDLFRDIQGLPRHAALRKLNDLVKRARLVRVHTYIISYLKKEMPSVFGKENKKKQLILKLPVIFAKIQLEHHISPGDFPDCQKMQELLMAHDFTKFHSLKPKLLEALDEMLTHDIAKLMPLLRQEELESTEVGVQGGAFEGTHMGPFVERGPDEALEDSEEGSDDEAEWVVTKDKSKYDEIFYNLAPADGKLSGSKAKTWMVGTKLPNSVLGRIWKLSDVDRDGMLDDEEFALASHLIEAKLEGHGLPANLPRRLVPPSKRRHKGSAE